One region of Primulina tabacum isolate GXHZ01 chromosome 17, ASM2559414v2, whole genome shotgun sequence genomic DNA includes:
- the LOC142530322 gene encoding uncharacterized protein LOC142530322: MEIFNQKEYGKLMTPNEEKRERTDFPLMAPTKQFKSEKDQRKNKQPQVQEISTVWDERSDFGEKPAFRSSPSADQKAAKIQRLKSGFRICKPQGTFLWPNMVNNYSAPCANMLSPLPDQVLVQVHVPTPPSVSSSTASAPPQLPYQHLLHPSPPMKPLAERGAVAVSLPTVPKGTNIEDVGANPFSTTTVINLKNLPNSPNHVIPLVSTAANIKICEGYVYGPRNAMEYVQKQQNACCSSPSSLASEVGNWLALSAPKSGSDESA, encoded by the exons ATGGAAATTTTCAATCAGAAAGAATATGGAAAGCTGATGACACCAAATGaggaaaaaagagagagaacaGACTTCCCATTAATGGCTCCAACAAAACAGTTTAAATCTGAaaaggatcagagaaagaacaAGCAACCTCAAGTACAAGAAATATCAACGGTGTGGGATGAAAGATCAGATTTTGGAGAGAAACCAGCCTTCAGATCATCACCATCGGCTGACCAAAAGGCAGCAAAGATACAAAGGCTGAAGAGTGGGTTCAGAATCTGCAAGCCTCAGGGGACTTTTCTTTGGCCAAATATGGTAAACAATTACTCCGCTCCTTGTGCTAACATGTTGTCCCCTCTGCCCGATCAGGTTCTTGTCCAGGTCCACGTTCCAACCCCACCTTCAGTTTCATCCTCCACCGCCTCAGCTCCTCCGCAGCTGCCTTATCAGCACCTCCTCCACCCTTCACCGCCGATGAAGCCATTGGCGGAGAGAGGTGCAGTTGCAGTTTCACTCCCCACCGTACCAAAAGGCACAAATATTGAGGATGTTGGTGCCAACCCTTTCTCCACGACTACCGTGATCAATCTAAAGAATCTCCCCAATAGTCCTAACCATGTCATTCCTCTT GTGTCAACTGCTGCAAATATAAAGATATGTGAGGGTTATGTGTATGGGCCAAGAAATGCAATGGAATATGTCCAAAAGCAACAGAATGCATGCTGTTCTTCCCCATCAAGTTTGGCTTCTGAAGTTGGAAACTGGTTGGCACTTTCTGCTCCCAAATCCGGATCTGATGAATCTGCCTAA